In the Flagellimonas sp. HMM57 genome, one interval contains:
- the proC gene encoding pyrroline-5-carboxylate reductase, producing MKIAIIGAGNLGLAIAKGVLHSNGATTMYLTKRNTTEIMDYEKYGNVTVTWDNREAVKKSDILIFAVQPGHFSDILEQVKDLLTEKHVVISTITGFNISKIEEIIGADKYIIRSMPNTAISVGSSMTCLCSNEFGKKRIDLSKAIFNRMGHTLEIPEEQMQAATVICASGIAFWMRLIRATTQGAIQLGFDAKEAQELAMHTCNGAASLLIESGSHPEEEIDRVTTPKGCTISGLNEMEHQGLSSSLIRGIVTSFEKISQIRKG from the coding sequence ATGAAAATAGCAATCATAGGAGCGGGAAATTTGGGTTTGGCCATTGCAAAGGGAGTTTTACACAGCAATGGCGCCACGACCATGTACTTGACCAAAAGGAACACTACAGAAATTATGGATTATGAAAAATACGGCAACGTCACTGTTACCTGGGACAACCGTGAGGCCGTAAAAAAATCCGATATCTTGATTTTTGCAGTACAACCTGGACATTTTTCAGATATTCTTGAGCAAGTAAAAGATTTACTAACAGAAAAACATGTGGTAATCAGTACTATAACAGGTTTCAATATTTCCAAAATAGAGGAGATTATTGGTGCAGATAAGTACATCATCCGTAGCATGCCCAATACCGCTATTTCAGTAGGGAGTTCCATGACATGCCTTTGCAGCAACGAATTTGGAAAAAAACGAATTGACCTTTCCAAAGCCATTTTTAATCGAATGGGACATACATTGGAAATTCCCGAAGAACAGATGCAGGCTGCGACGGTAATCTGCGCAAGTGGTATCGCTTTTTGGATGCGCCTGATTCGAGCAACTACCCAGGGAGCAATTCAGTTGGGTTTTGATGCCAAGGAAGCCCAAGAACTGGCAATGCATACCTGTAACGGTGCCGCAAGTCTCTTAATAGAATCTGGAAGCCATCCCGAAGAAGAGATAGATCGGGTTACGACACCGAAAGGATGTACAATTTCCGGATTGAACGAAATGGAGCACCAAGGACTAAGTTCTTCACTGATACGGGGAATAGTCACTTCTTTTGAAAAAATAAGCCAAATCAGAAAAGGATGA
- a CDS encoding M20 family metallo-hydrolase, with the protein MKVHQTELTQKAIQLLKELIAIRSFSEEEDETADVIQKWLANFGIKTERQFNNVYAFNKYFDENKPTLLLNSHHDTVKPNSAYTKDPFDPHIEDGKLFGLGSNDAGGCLVSLLATFTHFYNHEDLSHNIIIAATAEEENAGERSLRGLLPMLPEIDVAVVGEPTLMNLAIAEKGLVVFDAVVEGTPSHAAHPNDNNSIYNTIEVLEWFKKYTFDKTSDALGEVKMTVTQINAGSQHNVVPAQVDLVIDVRVNDRYSNEEIAEMLQNEAPCKITPRSLRLNSSAIDPDHDLVQSGLALGRKTYGSPTLSDQAALSCQSVKLGPGDSTRSHSADEFIYLDEIEKGIDVYIKILKGFLSN; encoded by the coding sequence ATGAAAGTACATCAAACGGAACTAACCCAAAAAGCAATCCAACTTCTGAAAGAGCTGATTGCCATTCGTTCATTTTCTGAAGAAGAGGATGAAACAGCAGATGTCATTCAAAAATGGTTGGCCAACTTCGGAATTAAAACGGAGCGACAGTTCAACAACGTGTATGCCTTCAACAAATACTTTGACGAAAACAAACCCACACTGCTTTTAAATTCCCATCACGACACCGTTAAACCCAATAGTGCCTATACCAAGGACCCCTTTGACCCACACATTGAAGATGGAAAACTATTTGGCTTGGGAAGCAATGATGCAGGAGGTTGTTTGGTCTCGCTTTTAGCCACTTTTACGCATTTTTATAATCATGAAGATCTAAGTCACAATATAATTATTGCAGCTACTGCAGAAGAAGAAAATGCTGGGGAACGAAGCTTAAGAGGCCTATTGCCCATGCTTCCAGAAATAGATGTAGCCGTTGTTGGAGAGCCTACCCTAATGAATCTGGCCATAGCTGAAAAGGGATTGGTCGTTTTTGATGCTGTTGTGGAAGGAACACCATCACATGCGGCGCATCCAAATGATAACAATTCCATTTACAACACTATCGAGGTTCTTGAGTGGTTCAAAAAATATACATTCGATAAAACTTCCGATGCCTTGGGCGAAGTAAAAATGACCGTGACGCAAATCAATGCCGGAAGTCAGCACAATGTGGTACCCGCACAGGTCGATTTGGTAATCGATGTTCGGGTAAATGACCGTTATTCCAACGAGGAAATAGCGGAGATGCTTCAAAATGAAGCGCCTTGTAAAATTACCCCGCGTTCGTTACGATTGAATTCCTCGGCAATTGACCCAGACCATGATTTGGTACAAAGCGGACTTGCACTTGGTAGAAAAACCTATGGCTCACCCACACTTTCAGATCAAGCGGCCTTAAGTTGCCAATCTGTTAAACTGGGACCTGGTGATAGCACACGTTCGCATTCCGC
- the argB gene encoding acetylglutamate kinase, translated as MKAKLSIVKIGGNIINDDQELSNLLELFSKINRNKILVHGGGKKATEIGEKLGVVAKMVNGRRITNAESLDVAIMVYGGLLNKKIVAELQAQDCNAIGMSGADGNAITAKKRPVGVIDFGLVGDVEKANSDTVSMLLKADLTPTFCALTHNGKGQLLNTNADTIAAELAIAMSSEFETTLYYCFEKKGVLQNIDDENSVIQHIDSKKYKSLLAEGIIAEGMLPKMHNCFHALQQNVKQVCIGNSDMLQEENSNFTTLTL; from the coding sequence ATGAAAGCCAAATTATCCATAGTAAAAATAGGGGGTAACATCATTAATGATGACCAAGAGTTATCTAATCTCTTGGAGCTATTCTCAAAAATTAATAGGAACAAAATCTTGGTTCACGGAGGAGGTAAAAAAGCCACGGAGATTGGAGAAAAACTTGGGGTCGTAGCTAAAATGGTCAACGGAAGAAGAATAACCAATGCCGAGAGTTTGGACGTTGCCATCATGGTTTATGGCGGGTTATTAAACAAAAAAATTGTAGCAGAACTTCAAGCCCAGGATTGCAATGCTATTGGGATGAGCGGTGCCGATGGAAATGCCATCACTGCAAAGAAAAGACCTGTGGGCGTTATTGATTTTGGGCTCGTTGGTGATGTGGAAAAAGCAAATTCCGATACTGTTTCGATGCTTTTAAAGGCTGACCTTACCCCTACTTTTTGCGCATTGACCCATAATGGTAAAGGACAACTTCTAAACACTAATGCAGATACTATTGCAGCGGAACTGGCGATAGCCATGTCTTCTGAATTTGAAACCACATTATATTATTGTTTTGAGAAAAAAGGAGTACTGCAAAACATTGATGACGAAAATTCCGTAATTCAACATATCGATTCCAAGAAATATAAGTCCCTTTTAGCAGAAGGAATCATTGCGGAAGGAATGCTTCCAAAAATGCACAACTGTTTCCACGCATTGCAACAAAATGTAAAACAAGTTTGTATAGGAAACAGTGATATGCTTCAAGAAGAAAATTCAAATTTTACAACGCTGACCTTATGA
- a CDS encoding aspartate aminotransferase family protein, translated as MKLFDVYPLYDVTPVSAKGIELTDDKGKKYLDFYGGHAVISIGHSHPHYVNRLKEQLDKIGFYSNSIQNPIQKELASVLGKASNCEAYNLFMCNSGAEANENALKLASFHTQKSKVIAFNNSFHGRTSAAVAATDNPNINAPINKQQEVTFLPLNDFEAFEKTVNSDEYCAVILEAIQGVGGLDEPTTEFYQFIAENCKKKGIVLIADEVQSGFGRSGKFFAFQHHLDTERSRSVQPDIISIAKGMGNGFPVGGILVHESFKASYGLLGTTFGGNHLACTATLAVLEVLEQEGLLVNATELGSYFKEKAKAFSEIKKIKGRGLMLGLEFGFEVVDLRKRLIYKQHMFTGSAKNKKLLRFLPALNITKTHIDLFFEGLQKELG; from the coding sequence ATGAAACTATTTGATGTATATCCTTTATATGACGTCACCCCAGTATCTGCCAAGGGTATTGAACTAACAGATGATAAGGGCAAAAAATATCTCGATTTCTATGGAGGCCACGCCGTGATTTCCATTGGACATTCCCATCCCCACTATGTAAATAGGTTAAAAGAGCAATTGGACAAGATTGGATTCTACAGCAACTCCATCCAAAATCCAATTCAAAAAGAGCTTGCTTCCGTTTTGGGAAAAGCCTCAAACTGTGAAGCTTACAACCTTTTTATGTGCAATTCGGGCGCAGAAGCCAATGAAAATGCTCTAAAACTGGCATCCTTTCATACCCAAAAATCCAAGGTAATCGCCTTTAACAACAGCTTTCATGGAAGAACCTCAGCTGCAGTTGCCGCTACGGACAATCCCAATATAAATGCACCCATAAACAAACAGCAAGAGGTTACTTTTCTTCCTTTAAACGATTTTGAAGCCTTTGAAAAAACAGTGAATTCGGACGAGTACTGCGCCGTTATCCTAGAAGCAATTCAAGGAGTTGGCGGCTTGGATGAACCCACAACTGAATTTTATCAATTCATTGCCGAAAATTGTAAAAAGAAAGGGATTGTCCTCATAGCGGACGAAGTACAATCGGGATTTGGGCGAAGTGGAAAGTTTTTCGCCTTTCAACATCATTTGGACACTGAGCGGAGTCGAAGTGTACAACCCGATATTATTTCTATTGCCAAAGGCATGGGAAACGGTTTTCCCGTCGGTGGTATTCTAGTACATGAATCCTTTAAAGCTTCTTACGGTCTCTTGGGAACCACTTTTGGCGGCAATCACTTGGCCTGTACAGCAACCTTGGCCGTCTTAGAAGTTCTGGAACAAGAAGGTTTGCTGGTAAATGCTACCGAGTTGGGCAGCTATTTTAAAGAAAAAGCCAAAGCATTTTCAGAAATAAAAAAAATAAAAGGCAGGGGGTTGATGCTAGGTTTAGAATTTGGGTTTGAAGTGGTGGATTTACGAAAAAGGCTCATTTATAAACAACACATGTTCACGGGAAGTGCCAAAAACAAAAAACTGCTACGGTTTTTACCCGCTCTGAATATAACCAAAACCCATATCGATTTATTTTTTGAGGGACTACAAAAAGAGTTGGGATGA
- a CDS encoding acetylornithine carbamoyltransferase: MKNYLSINDIDFLPNWVDEAIALKKDPYQFQEMGKHKTICLLFFNNSLRTRLSTQKAAMHMGMEVMVMNFGSEGWALEYEDGTVMDQGNSEHIKEAAKVVSQYCDIIAIRAFAKLEDRTKDEAEEVLNGFSKYASIPVVNMESSIAHPLQALADAITIAENNTKPKPKVVLSWAPHPKALPHAVANSFAEMIKKQNVEFTITHPKGYELNPSITKGCDIEYDQNKALEGADFVYVKNWSSYSDYGKVLSHDSRWMMTKAKLGNAKFMHCLPVRRNVVVEDAVLDGEQSLVLEQSNNRTFAAQIVLKKILENSNVPSPKGRE, from the coding sequence ATGAAAAACTATTTATCCATAAATGACATTGATTTCCTTCCCAATTGGGTAGACGAAGCGATTGCATTAAAAAAAGACCCCTATCAGTTTCAAGAAATGGGGAAGCACAAAACTATCTGTCTTTTATTTTTTAACAATAGTCTACGCACTCGGCTAAGCACTCAAAAAGCAGCCATGCATATGGGAATGGAAGTGATGGTAATGAATTTTGGAAGTGAGGGTTGGGCCTTGGAATATGAGGATGGAACTGTGATGGACCAAGGAAATTCGGAACACATTAAAGAGGCGGCCAAAGTGGTTTCCCAATACTGTGATATTATCGCCATAAGGGCGTTTGCAAAACTCGAAGACAGAACAAAAGATGAAGCAGAAGAAGTGCTCAATGGTTTTAGCAAATACGCATCCATTCCCGTAGTAAATATGGAAAGTTCCATAGCACATCCATTGCAGGCGCTCGCTGATGCCATTACCATTGCCGAAAACAATACCAAACCAAAACCCAAGGTGGTATTATCATGGGCTCCACACCCAAAAGCATTACCGCATGCAGTAGCAAACTCGTTTGCTGAGATGATAAAAAAGCAAAACGTTGAATTTACCATTACACATCCAAAAGGATATGAACTAAATCCGTCAATTACGAAAGGTTGTGATATTGAATATGACCAAAATAAAGCTTTGGAAGGTGCTGATTTTGTCTATGTAAAAAATTGGAGCAGTTATTCAGATTATGGAAAGGTACTATCACATGATAGCCGTTGGATGATGACCAAAGCTAAGTTGGGAAATGCAAAATTCATGCATTGTCTTCCCGTGCGAAGAAATGTAGTGGTTGAAGATGCCGTATTGGATGGAGAACAGTCTTTGGTCTTGGAACAATCTAATAACAGAACGTTTGCGGCCCAAATCGTCTTAAAAAAGATATTGGAAAACAGTAATGTTCCCTCTCCCAAAGGGAGAGAATAA